A genomic segment from Rubrobacter tropicus encodes:
- a CDS encoding DUF503 domain-containing protein, with amino-acid sequence MFCNVRLELDLPYASSLKDKRQTVRSLRDRLRRKNVSIVESGNQDFWQRATLEFALAAVSRGAAEEKREEVRRMLLNYDEVMISDWREEFVKL; translated from the coding sequence TTGTTCTGCAACGTAAGGCTGGAGCTGGACCTTCCCTACGCCTCCAGCCTGAAGGACAAGCGCCAGACGGTCCGCTCTTTACGGGACCGTCTGCGCCGCAAGAACGTCTCCATCGTCGAGTCCGGAAACCAGGACTTCTGGCAAAGAGCGACGCTGGAGTTCGCGCTCGCGGCGGTCTCCAGGGGGGCCGCGGAGGAGAAGCGGGAAGAAGTCAGGCGCATGCTCCTCAACTACGACGAGGTCATGATCTCGGACTGGCGCGAGGAGTTCGTGAAACTTTGA
- the rpsO gene encoding 30S ribosomal protein S15, whose translation MAVVEGKQEIIQEHRTHEGDTGSPEVQVAVLTKRISHLTDHLRTHKHDFHSRRGLLKLVGKRRRLLKYLQSKDVERYRSLIARLGLRR comes from the coding sequence TTGGCTGTCGTAGAAGGCAAGCAAGAAATTATTCAGGAGCATCGGACGCACGAGGGCGACACGGGGTCGCCGGAGGTTCAGGTCGCGGTGCTCACCAAGCGCATCTCGCACCTGACGGACCACTTGCGCACCCACAAGCACGATTTCCATTCCCGCCGGGGTCTGCTCAAGCTGGTCGGCAAGCGCCGGCGTCTGCTCAAGTACCTTCAGAGTAAGGACGTCGAGCGCTACAGGTCGCTTATCGCCAGGCTCGGCCTGCGCCGATAG
- the truB gene encoding tRNA pseudouridine(55) synthase TruB, giving the protein MLDKPTGLTSARALSKVKRLLPKGTRIGHTGTLDPLASGLLVLLIGRATRLARYVTPLDKSYTTTARVGVVSTTLDAEGELSPVEGPIPDEVAIRAELPNFTGNILQTPPMTSALKVGGKRLYDLHRRGIEVEREARPVEIHTLDLVSTDPAERTATFEVSCSSGTYVRSLISDLFHALGSGAYLTTLRRTRVGDLPVSHAIPHDDLTDDNINNRIIQNDAVLGRLPRVEVPEEARGAVCNGRKFPAFGVEGSYRVVAGGELLAVYRDEGDLARAEVVLCAP; this is encoded by the coding sequence CTGCTCGACAAGCCGACCGGCCTCACGAGCGCCCGCGCCCTATCCAAAGTCAAGCGGCTACTCCCGAAGGGGACCAGGATCGGGCACACGGGCACCCTCGACCCGCTCGCCTCGGGCCTGCTGGTGCTCCTGATCGGGCGCGCCACCCGCCTCGCCCGCTACGTGACACCCCTCGACAAGTCCTACACGACGACGGCCCGCGTCGGCGTCGTCTCGACTACCCTGGACGCCGAGGGTGAGCTCTCACCGGTCGAGGGCCCGATCCCGGACGAGGTCGCCATCCGCGCCGAACTCCCGAACTTCACGGGCAACATCCTCCAGACCCCACCGATGACCTCGGCCCTCAAGGTCGGGGGAAAACGCCTCTACGACCTCCACCGCCGCGGCATCGAGGTCGAGCGGGAAGCCAGGCCGGTCGAGATCCACACCCTCGACCTCGTCTCCACCGACCCGGCCGAACGCACGGCCACCTTCGAGGTCTCCTGCAGCAGCGGCACCTACGTCCGGTCCCTGATCTCCGACCTCTTCCACGCCCTCGGCTCCGGCGCCTACCTCACGACCCTCCGCCGTACCCGCGTAGGCGACCTCCCCGTCTCCCACGCGATCCCCCACGACGACCTGACCGACGACAACATAAATAACCGCATAATACAGAATGATGCGGTGCTGGGGCGTTTGCCCCGGGTAGAGGTACCGGAAGAGGCGAGGGGGGCCGTCTGCAACGGGCGCAAGTTTCCTGCTTTCGGGGTTGAAGGGAGTTACCGGGTGGTTGCGGGCGGGGAGTTGCTCGCCGTTTACCGGGACGAGGGGGATCTGGCGAGGGCCGAGGTGGTGCTTTGCGCCCCGTAG
- a CDS encoding bifunctional riboflavin kinase/FAD synthetase: MRPVVVALGNFDGVHLGHQAVLGRAVEEARGLDGMVVAATFWPHPRSVLGAGASPGLLTTVEGRREALAEYGADEVRTIRFDLELSRKSPEEFVADVLVGELGARAVVVGENFRFGYKASGDFEELRRLMREHGGDAYAVEVRGDGGEISSTRIRSLLLEGDVTGAAELLGRPYSVRGEVEVGDRRGRTIGFPTANVRPDPAVIVPARGVYACFVRVGGRSYAACTNVGVAPTFERGENRIEAHLLDFAGDLYGQVVDVSFLSRIRGERRFSGVEELKAQIGRDVEEARGITREASR, from the coding sequence TTGCGCCCCGTAGTCGTGGCCCTCGGCAACTTCGACGGTGTCCACCTCGGGCATCAGGCCGTGCTCGGGCGCGCGGTCGAGGAGGCGAGGGGGTTGGATGGGATGGTCGTCGCGGCGACCTTCTGGCCGCATCCCCGGTCCGTGCTCGGGGCCGGAGCGTCGCCCGGCTTGCTCACCACCGTCGAGGGGCGCCGCGAGGCGTTGGCGGAGTACGGGGCCGACGAGGTCAGGACGATACGGTTCGACCTGGAGCTCTCCAGGAAGAGCCCGGAGGAGTTCGTGGCGGACGTTCTCGTCGGGGAGCTCGGGGCGCGGGCCGTGGTCGTCGGAGAGAACTTCCGGTTCGGCTACAAGGCGTCCGGGGATTTCGAGGAGTTGCGGCGTCTCATGCGCGAGCACGGGGGAGACGCTTACGCGGTCGAGGTACGGGGGGACGGGGGTGAGATCAGCTCCACGCGCATCCGTTCGCTGCTCCTGGAAGGCGATGTGACCGGCGCCGCAGAGCTGCTCGGGAGGCCCTACTCGGTCAGGGGCGAGGTCGAAGTCGGGGATAGGCGGGGGAGGACCATCGGGTTCCCGACGGCCAACGTGAGGCCCGATCCGGCCGTCATCGTGCCGGCGAGGGGGGTTTACGCGTGCTTCGTTCGGGTCGGGGGAAGATCCTATGCTGCCTGCACCAACGTCGGGGTCGCGCCGACCTTCGAGCGGGGCGAGAACAGGATCGAGGCCCACCTGTTAGATTTTGCGGGGGATCTGTACGGGCAGGTAGTCGACGTGTCGTTCCTTTCGCGCATACGCGGCGAGCGGCGGTTCTCCGGCGTAGAAGAGCTCAAGGCCCAGATCGGGCGCGACGTCGAGGAGGCACGCGGGATCACGCGGGAGGCATCTCGATGA
- a CDS encoding polyribonucleotide nucleotidyltransferase, which translates to MRLEIPVGERSVVLETGKLAKQAGGSVTAQLGDTVLLSTATRSANPRPGATFLPLSVDIEERMTAAGKIPGGFLKREGRPSDRAVLTSRLTDRPIRPLFPKGYHHEIQVIGTVLVADQDTPYDTVSMVGASAALALSDLPFDGPIGAVRVGRSLDGDFILNPTYSQIAESDLDLVVAGTKEAITMVEAGANEVPEDVMVEALQLAQETVMAQAQAIDAWAAEHGKPKQPVEEPEENPFLADFRAQYFDRIKDGIVQTDRRARREALSDLKNELVEGRDEEEIPQISAALSTLEKEAFRALYLQDRKRTDLRAFDEIRPTTAEVSVLPRVHGTGLFTRGETQVLSSLALADLGLSQRLDTIEPQTGKRYMHHYNFPPYSTGETGRVGSPRRREIGHGALAERALLPVVPGEEEFPYALRIISEVLESNGSSSMASVCGSTLALMDGGVPIKAPVAGVAMGLVKEGDEYVIMSDIQGLEDHLGDMDFKVAGTADGITALQMDMKITGVSARLLQEALGQAKEGRLQILDILRGAISEPRSEVSEFAPRVEVLRIPKEKIGMLIGPGGKTINALQDQFGVNISVEDDGMVHVAGDGAVAKEAAGAIKGMMKDVEAGDIYNGKVVKTTNFGAFVELTPGRDGLVHISRLAPGKQRVERVEDVVTEGDLVKVRVLEIDKQNRISLEKLED; encoded by the coding sequence ATGCGTCTAGAGATACCAGTAGGCGAGCGCTCCGTCGTGCTCGAAACCGGCAAGCTTGCCAAACAGGCCGGCGGCTCGGTTACGGCCCAGCTCGGGGACACCGTCCTGCTCTCGACGGCCACCCGCTCGGCCAACCCGCGGCCCGGGGCGACGTTTTTGCCCTTGAGCGTGGACATAGAAGAGCGAATGACCGCGGCGGGCAAGATCCCGGGCGGTTTCCTCAAGCGCGAGGGGCGTCCTTCTGACAGGGCCGTCCTCACTTCGAGGCTCACCGACAGGCCCATCAGGCCGCTCTTCCCCAAGGGTTACCACCACGAGATCCAGGTAATAGGCACCGTGCTGGTCGCCGACCAGGACACCCCCTACGACACCGTCAGCATGGTCGGCGCTTCCGCGGCGCTCGCGCTCTCGGACCTACCGTTCGACGGCCCGATCGGCGCCGTGCGCGTCGGCCGTTCGCTCGACGGGGACTTCATCCTAAACCCGACCTACTCCCAGATAGCCGAGAGCGACCTCGACCTCGTGGTCGCCGGCACCAAAGAGGCCATCACTATGGTCGAGGCCGGCGCGAACGAGGTGCCCGAGGACGTAATGGTGGAGGCCCTGCAGCTCGCGCAGGAGACCGTGATGGCGCAGGCGCAGGCCATAGACGCCTGGGCCGCCGAGCACGGCAAGCCCAAGCAGCCCGTCGAGGAGCCGGAGGAGAACCCGTTTCTCGCGGACTTCCGGGCCCAGTACTTCGACAGGATCAAGGACGGCATCGTCCAGACCGACCGGAGGGCGCGCCGCGAGGCGCTATCCGACCTCAAGAACGAGCTCGTAGAGGGCCGCGACGAGGAGGAGATCCCGCAGATCTCCGCCGCCCTGTCGACGCTCGAAAAAGAGGCGTTCCGGGCGCTCTATTTGCAGGACCGCAAGCGGACCGACCTGAGGGCCTTTGACGAGATCCGTCCGACTACCGCCGAGGTCTCGGTGCTGCCGAGGGTCCACGGCACGGGGCTCTTTACGCGCGGTGAGACGCAGGTCTTGAGCTCTCTGGCGCTGGCCGACCTCGGCCTCTCGCAGCGGCTCGACACCATCGAGCCCCAGACGGGCAAGCGCTACATGCACCACTACAACTTTCCGCCCTACTCCACGGGCGAGACCGGCCGCGTCGGCAGCCCGAGGCGGCGTGAGATCGGGCACGGGGCGCTCGCCGAGCGCGCCCTGCTCCCGGTGGTCCCGGGCGAGGAAGAGTTCCCCTACGCCCTGCGCATCATCTCCGAGGTCCTGGAGTCGAACGGCTCCTCCTCGATGGCCAGCGTCTGCGGCTCGACGCTCGCGCTCATGGACGGCGGCGTGCCGATCAAGGCCCCCGTCGCGGGTGTTGCGATGGGCCTCGTCAAGGAGGGCGACGAATACGTCATCATGTCGGACATCCAGGGTCTCGAGGACCATCTGGGCGACATGGACTTCAAGGTCGCCGGCACGGCCGACGGCATCACGGCGCTGCAGATGGACATGAAGATCACGGGTGTGTCCGCCCGGCTCTTGCAGGAGGCACTCGGGCAGGCCAAAGAAGGCCGGTTGCAGATACTAGATATCCTGCGCGGCGCCATCTCCGAGCCCCGTTCGGAGGTCTCCGAGTTCGCGCCCAGGGTCGAGGTGCTGCGCATCCCGAAGGAGAAGATCGGGATGCTCATAGGCCCCGGCGGCAAGACCATCAACGCGCTCCAGGACCAGTTCGGCGTCAATATCTCCGTCGAGGACGACGGCATGGTCCACGTGGCCGGCGACGGCGCGGTGGCCAAGGAGGCCGCGGGCGCCATCAAGGGCATGATGAAGGACGTCGAGGCCGGCGACATCTACAACGGCAAGGTCGTCAAGACCACGAACTTCGGCGCTTTCGTCGAGCTCACCCCCGGCCGCGACGGCCTGGTCCACATCTCCAGGCTCGCCCCGGGCAAGCAGCGGGTCGAGCGGGTCGAGGACGTCGTCACCGAGGGCGACCTCGTCAAGGTGCGGGTGCTCGAGATCGACAAGCAGAACCGCATCTCGCTAGAGAAGCTGGAGGACTAG
- the infB gene encoding translation initiation factor IF-2, which produces MSKRVYEIARELNLENKEVIGRLQDAGEDVKSHSSSVEDSVYERVFGSGTNGAANGRSAAQEAEAQEAREAAEKSGHGATIQEAPAEKPVSEPKKGRSQKKRRRVVIDASARNRGARPTAAPAAPREQESAPVAEKEESADAGVRVEPGATVKDLGDALEVPPTRIIQVLMGLGEMKTLTQTLSIEEIELIAEELGVKVEIGAVEEPAPEEVLPDDDPADLEEKPPVVTVMGHVDHGKTSLLDRIRHENVQSGEAGGITQHIGAYQVESDGRKVTFIDTPGHEAFTEMRARGAKVTDVVVLVVAADDGIMPQTQEAIEHAQAAGVPMVVALNKIDVPNANQDRVLGELSERGLMPEAYGGETVTVPVSAKTGEGIDELLENILVVAELEDLKANPHAPASGYVVEGERDPGRGPVATLLLSRGTLNKGDVVLAGTAYGRVRAMLDYTGKRVKDAGPGTPVEILGLSGVPEAGTRFEVVDHERLARDRAQQAEEKLRRQELAQGGSRRSLEDLLGEGGMQDLNLVIKADVAGSVEALKEALAKLSTDEVRVNIVRSGVGALTDSDVMLGSASDGILLGFNVRPTNTAKQVAEREGVEIRTYDVIYKALEEIESAMRGMLAPEEREQETGTAEVRQTFRVPNAGVVAGCMVTSGEIFRNNRVRLVRDGTVVYEGNIASLRRFKDDARSVREGFECGIGIENFDDVKEGDVLEFFEIIEVPR; this is translated from the coding sequence ATGAGTAAGCGCGTATACGAGATTGCCAGGGAACTGAACCTGGAGAACAAGGAAGTCATTGGCCGCCTGCAGGACGCCGGGGAGGACGTGAAGAGCCACTCCTCCTCCGTGGAGGATTCGGTCTACGAGCGGGTCTTCGGCTCCGGAACCAACGGCGCCGCCAACGGCCGCTCGGCCGCCCAGGAGGCCGAAGCGCAGGAGGCCCGCGAGGCCGCCGAGAAGTCCGGGCACGGGGCCACGATCCAGGAGGCCCCGGCCGAGAAGCCGGTCTCCGAACCGAAGAAGGGCCGCAGCCAGAAGAAGCGTCGCCGCGTCGTCATCGACGCGAGCGCCAGGAACCGCGGCGCCCGCCCGACCGCGGCCCCCGCCGCGCCGCGCGAGCAGGAGTCAGCACCCGTCGCCGAGAAAGAGGAGTCGGCGGACGCCGGGGTCCGCGTCGAGCCCGGGGCGACCGTCAAGGACCTCGGGGACGCTCTAGAGGTTCCGCCGACCAGGATCATCCAGGTCTTGATGGGCCTGGGGGAGATGAAGACGCTTACCCAGACGCTCTCCATCGAGGAGATCGAGCTGATAGCCGAAGAGCTCGGCGTGAAGGTCGAGATCGGGGCGGTCGAAGAGCCTGCCCCCGAAGAGGTACTCCCCGACGACGACCCGGCCGACCTCGAAGAGAAGCCCCCGGTCGTGACCGTCATGGGCCACGTCGACCACGGCAAGACGAGCCTGCTCGACCGTATCCGCCACGAGAACGTCCAGTCCGGCGAGGCGGGCGGCATAACCCAGCACATCGGCGCCTACCAGGTCGAGAGCGACGGCCGCAAGGTCACGTTTATCGACACCCCGGGCCACGAGGCGTTCACCGAGATGCGCGCCCGCGGGGCCAAGGTCACGGACGTGGTAGTCCTCGTGGTCGCCGCGGACGACGGGATCATGCCCCAGACCCAGGAGGCCATAGAGCACGCCCAGGCGGCCGGTGTCCCGATGGTCGTCGCCCTCAACAAGATCGACGTCCCGAACGCCAACCAGGATCGGGTCCTCGGGGAACTCTCCGAGCGTGGCCTGATGCCCGAGGCCTACGGCGGCGAGACCGTCACCGTTCCCGTCTCCGCCAAGACCGGCGAGGGGATAGACGAGCTGCTCGAGAACATCCTGGTCGTCGCCGAGCTCGAAGACCTCAAGGCGAACCCGCACGCACCCGCGAGCGGGTACGTCGTCGAGGGCGAGCGCGACCCCGGCCGCGGTCCGGTCGCGACGCTTCTACTCAGCCGCGGCACCTTGAACAAGGGTGACGTGGTGCTCGCAGGCACGGCGTATGGACGTGTCCGGGCGATGCTGGATTACACCGGCAAGCGCGTCAAGGACGCGGGCCCCGGGACCCCGGTCGAGATCCTTGGCCTCTCCGGCGTCCCCGAGGCGGGAACCCGCTTCGAGGTCGTCGACCACGAGAGGCTCGCCCGCGACAGGGCCCAGCAGGCAGAGGAGAAGCTCCGCCGCCAGGAGCTCGCCCAGGGCGGCTCGCGCCGCTCGTTGGAGGACCTGCTCGGCGAGGGCGGGATGCAGGACCTCAACCTCGTCATAAAGGCCGACGTCGCGGGTTCCGTGGAGGCCTTGAAGGAGGCGCTCGCCAAGCTCTCGACCGACGAGGTGCGCGTCAACATCGTGCGCAGCGGGGTCGGGGCGCTCACCGACTCGGACGTCATGCTCGGGTCCGCGAGCGACGGCATCCTGCTCGGGTTCAACGTGAGGCCTACCAACACGGCCAAGCAGGTAGCCGAGCGCGAGGGCGTCGAGATCCGGACCTACGACGTCATATACAAGGCCCTGGAGGAGATCGAGTCCGCCATGCGCGGCATGCTCGCCCCCGAGGAGCGCGAGCAGGAGACCGGCACGGCCGAGGTCCGCCAGACCTTCCGCGTCCCCAACGCGGGCGTGGTCGCCGGCTGCATGGTCACGAGCGGGGAGATCTTCCGCAACAACCGCGTCCGGCTGGTCCGCGACGGCACCGTCGTCTACGAGGGCAACATAGCCTCCCTGAGGCGCTTCAAGGACGACGCCCGCTCGGTGCGCGAGGGGTTCGAGTGCGGTATCGGCATCGAGAACTTCGACGACGTCAAGGAAGGCGACGTGCTCGAGTTCTTCGAGATCATAGAGGTCCCGAGGTAA
- a CDS encoding DHH family phosphoesterase has translation MTTQTANNSLREVSDFLKTLDRVAITTHVGADGDAIGASAALLRLMRRLGAEAVFCHAEPVPEYLKWLLPDEALTEIPAGHDLLVVDTSRADRTGVPIPDSGARLNLDHHEDNPFYAGLNLVDARAAASAEVVSRLYRELGVGFDKEAAQAIYVGVKTDTGGFNFRNISPTAHELVADLLRAGVVPAEVSERINRRGSLEQLRIVGVSLANAVRYGEVLISTVDNDDYARTGAGELDSKEAIDQLRTVEGIDMVAHLREVPQGTKGSLRSETIDVGEIARTFGGGGHKLAAGYTTASRPAEAKEELLGVLRDVVDLGEAR, from the coding sequence GTGACGACGCAAACGGCTAACAACTCGCTCCGCGAGGTCTCGGACTTCTTGAAGACGCTGGACCGGGTGGCGATCACGACGCACGTCGGCGCCGACGGCGACGCCATAGGCGCATCGGCCGCCCTCCTGCGCCTGATGCGCAGGCTCGGCGCCGAGGCCGTCTTCTGCCACGCAGAACCCGTGCCGGAGTACCTCAAGTGGCTCCTGCCGGACGAGGCCCTGACGGAGATACCGGCCGGCCACGACCTGCTCGTGGTAGACACCTCCCGCGCCGACCGGACGGGCGTCCCGATCCCCGATTCCGGCGCTCGCCTGAACCTGGATCACCACGAGGACAACCCGTTCTACGCCGGGCTGAACCTGGTCGACGCCAGGGCCGCCGCGAGCGCCGAGGTCGTCTCCCGCCTCTACAGGGAGCTCGGCGTCGGGTTCGACAAGGAGGCGGCCCAGGCCATCTATGTCGGCGTCAAGACCGACACGGGCGGCTTCAACTTCCGCAACATCTCGCCCACAGCCCACGAGCTCGTCGCCGATCTGCTCCGTGCGGGCGTGGTGCCCGCCGAGGTCTCCGAGCGGATCAACCGCCGCGGCAGCCTGGAGCAGCTCAGGATCGTCGGCGTCTCGCTCGCGAACGCCGTGCGTTACGGCGAGGTCCTGATCTCGACGGTGGACAACGACGATTACGCCCGAACCGGTGCCGGCGAGCTCGACTCGAAGGAGGCCATAGACCAGCTCCGCACCGTCGAGGGCATCGACATGGTCGCCCACCTGCGCGAGGTCCCGCAGGGGACCAAGGGTTCCCTGCGTTCGGAGACCATAGACGTCGGCGAGATCGCCCGCACCTTCGGGGGCGGCGGCCACAAGCTGGCCGCGGGCTACACCACGGCCAGCCGGCCGGCCGAAGCCAAAGAAGAACTGCTCGGCGTGCTGAGGGACGTCGTGGACCTCGGGGAAGCAAGATAG
- the rbfA gene encoding 30S ribosome-binding factor RbfA, translated as MSDRTRKVESQLKEIAGEELAGLSDPRIQGLVTVTGVRVSPDLAQATVFYSVLEGEDEEAAHEGLQSAAGRVQAAVGRQTRLRRTPRLRFEPDPVVDRAMSIEAALREVRNSDDANG; from the coding sequence ATGAGCGACAGGACCCGCAAGGTCGAGTCCCAACTGAAGGAGATAGCGGGCGAGGAGCTCGCCGGCCTCTCGGACCCGCGCATCCAGGGCCTCGTCACGGTCACGGGCGTCAGGGTGAGCCCCGATCTGGCCCAGGCCACGGTCTTCTACAGCGTCCTCGAGGGCGAGGATGAGGAGGCCGCCCACGAGGGCCTGCAGAGCGCCGCCGGGCGCGTCCAGGCGGCCGTCGGCCGCCAGACCCGCCTCAGGCGCACGCCGAGGCTCCGCTTCGAGCCGGACCCCGTGGTCGACAGAGCAATGAGCATAGAGGCAGCCCTCAGGGAGGTTAGAAACAGTGACGACGCAAACGGCTAA
- a CDS encoding M16 family metallopeptidase — MADKNVRRRELPGGLRVFSEPLSEATSVSLGVWIRAGSRDERDDVAGITHLMEHMLFKGTPELDALGIAQAFEGIGAQENAATGEEYTVLYARFLPEHLERALDVMGDMVLRPTFADLEREREVIVEEIKMYEDRPDQMADEYLSGLIFHGDPLGRPIIGSAETVRGVDHETLKSFHQNTYTAANVFVVGAGKLDPDELERMVEEKLGGLPAGDPFPRNARPGEPESRVHYKFKETEQYHVSVGSLGIPASSEDRFAMAALNNVFGGGMSSRLFQEVREKRGLAYAVYSYHQAYSDAGAIKTYVGSTTGNVEEAIETIVREMGKMRNEPVDAEELERTKQQLKSSTLLALESTAARMNRVGRSVILDTELLSPEEIAERIEAVTADAIMRLANEHLDTKKMYLSAVGPKELDLGRYLG; from the coding sequence GTGGCGGACAAGAACGTCAGAAGGCGGGAGCTTCCGGGGGGCCTCAGGGTCTTCTCGGAGCCCCTCTCGGAGGCCACCAGCGTCTCTCTTGGCGTCTGGATCCGGGCCGGCTCCCGCGACGAGCGGGACGACGTGGCCGGCATAACCCACCTCATGGAGCACATGCTCTTCAAGGGGACGCCCGAGCTCGACGCCCTCGGCATAGCCCAGGCCTTCGAGGGCATCGGCGCGCAGGAGAACGCGGCCACCGGCGAGGAGTACACCGTGCTCTACGCCCGCTTTCTTCCCGAGCACCTCGAAAGGGCGCTCGACGTGATGGGGGACATGGTGCTTCGTCCCACCTTCGCGGACCTGGAGCGGGAGCGGGAGGTGATAGTCGAGGAGATCAAGATGTACGAGGACCGTCCGGACCAGATGGCCGACGAGTACCTCTCCGGCTTGATCTTCCACGGCGACCCGCTGGGACGGCCCATTATCGGCTCCGCCGAGACGGTCCGCGGCGTCGACCACGAGACCCTGAAGTCTTTCCACCAGAACACCTACACGGCCGCCAACGTCTTCGTCGTGGGCGCCGGCAAACTAGACCCCGACGAGCTGGAGCGGATGGTCGAGGAGAAGCTCGGCGGCCTGCCAGCCGGGGACCCTTTTCCCCGCAACGCGCGTCCGGGCGAGCCCGAGAGCCGCGTCCACTACAAGTTCAAGGAGACCGAGCAGTACCACGTCTCCGTGGGCTCGTTGGGCATCCCCGCGAGCAGCGAGGACCGCTTCGCGATGGCCGCGCTCAACAACGTCTTCGGCGGTGGCATGAGCAGCCGGCTGTTCCAGGAGGTCCGCGAGAAGCGGGGCCTGGCCTACGCCGTCTACTCCTACCACCAGGCCTACTCCGACGCCGGCGCCATAAAGACCTACGTCGGCTCCACCACCGGAAACGTCGAAGAGGCCATAGAGACCATAGTCCGCGAGATGGGCAAGATGCGAAACGAGCCCGTGGACGCCGAGGAGCTGGAGCGAACAAAGCAGCAGCTAAAGAGCTCGACCCTCCTCGCCCTGGAGAGCACCGCGGCCAGGATGAACCGCGTGGGACGCAGCGTCATCCTCGACACCGAGCTGCTCTCCCCGGAAGAGATAGCAGAGCGCATAGAAGCCGTCACCGCAGACGCCATCATGCGCCTCGCAAACGAACACTTAGACACAAAGAAAATGTACCTCTCAGCCGTCGGCCCGAAAGAGCTCGACCTGGGGAGGTACCTGGGATAG
- the nusA gene encoding transcription termination factor NusA, which translates to MNTALLSALHEIENDKGIPFETVKGVLEESLLAAYEGREGAVEDARVVLDEETGDLRVMKEDEDITPHDFTRIAAQVMRQTFYQRLNEVHNEQLLEEYGERMGDIVTGIVQQAHRRMTLVDLGRVEAILPASEQVPQERYENGQRLKVYLLEIREGGRGPSLTVSRRNEGLLKELFRLEVPEIYDGLVEIRAVAREAGLRSKVAVWSNEQGVDPVGACVGPRGSRVRAVVSELRNEKIDIIQWDPEPARFIAKALSPARVREVYLDEDEKQAEVIVPDDQLSLAIGREGQNARLAVKLTDWKIDIKPESQATEYEDTEEEEWEPDTDSQMHRCRAVLSNGRRCANMALPGSLFCGIPSHQEQASEFEGMVEGRGSDE; encoded by the coding sequence ATGAACACGGCACTGTTGTCGGCACTGCACGAGATAGAGAACGACAAGGGCATCCCCTTCGAGACCGTCAAAGGGGTGCTCGAAGAGTCCCTGCTCGCGGCCTACGAGGGTCGCGAGGGGGCCGTCGAGGATGCCCGCGTGGTCCTGGACGAGGAGACCGGCGACCTCAGGGTAATGAAGGAAGACGAGGACATAACGCCGCACGACTTCACCCGCATCGCCGCCCAGGTGATGCGCCAGACGTTCTACCAGCGGCTCAACGAGGTCCACAACGAGCAGCTCCTCGAAGAGTACGGGGAGCGCATGGGGGACATCGTCACCGGCATCGTCCAGCAGGCCCACAGGCGCATGACGCTGGTCGACCTCGGGCGGGTAGAGGCCATTCTGCCCGCCAGCGAGCAGGTGCCCCAGGAGCGTTACGAGAACGGCCAGCGCCTCAAGGTGTACCTGCTCGAGATCCGGGAAGGCGGGCGGGGCCCGAGCCTGACCGTCAGCCGCCGCAACGAGGGGCTCCTCAAAGAACTCTTCCGGCTGGAGGTGCCGGAGATATACGACGGGCTCGTGGAGATCCGGGCCGTCGCCCGCGAGGCGGGCCTTCGCTCGAAGGTGGCCGTCTGGTCCAACGAGCAGGGCGTGGACCCCGTCGGCGCGTGCGTCGGGCCGCGGGGGAGCCGGGTGCGGGCGGTCGTCTCCGAGCTTCGCAACGAGAAGATAGACATCATCCAGTGGGACCCCGAGCCCGCGCGGTTCATAGCGAAGGCCTTGAGCCCGGCGAGGGTGCGCGAGGTCTACCTGGACGAAGACGAGAAGCAGGCGGAGGTGATCGTGCCGGACGACCAGCTCTCGCTGGCGATCGGCCGCGAGGGCCAGAACGCCCGCCTAGCGGTGAAGTTGACCGACTGGAAGATAGACATAAAGCCCGAGAGCCAGGCGACGGAGTACGAGGACACGGAGGAAGAGGAGTGGGAGCCCGACACGGACTCCCAGATGCACCGCTGCCGCGCGGTCCTCTCCAACGGTCGCAGGTGCGCCAACATGGCGCTCCCAGGCTCGCTGTTCTGCGGCATCCCGTCGCACCAGGAGCAGGCCTCCGAGTTCGAGGGCATGGTAGAGGGTAGGGGATCTGATGAGTAA